In one window of Silvanigrella paludirubra DNA:
- a CDS encoding acyl-CoA dehydrogenase family protein, translating into MAMFDLNETQKQLFEMAKDFSNKEVWPKAKELDETAKFPIELLKKTHELGMLNAFVPEEVGGLGLGTFDHCLISEALAMGCAGFCTAALANDLAAVPVILSENKQVWKEFLAPMVDDCLMASYCVTEPGAGSDVAGIKTTAKKVKDKYIINGSKMWITNANYANWFFVLAKTDPAAGHKGMTGFVVPAKTPGVTIGRKEDNMGQRCSDTRGVTFDNVEIPEKYLLGKEGDGFKLAMGAFDRTRPAVAAECVGLSQRAMMCAIDYAKQRSAFGKLISENQGVSFILAEMARDIEASRLLVWKAACEVDEGRKNTYFASLAKMFAADACMRITTDAVQIFGGYGYNKEYPVEMLMRDAKIFQIYEGTSQIQRMIVGRILLGH; encoded by the coding sequence ATGGCTATGTTTGATTTGAATGAAACTCAAAAGCAATTATTTGAAATGGCAAAAGATTTTTCAAATAAAGAAGTTTGGCCTAAAGCAAAAGAATTAGATGAAACAGCAAAATTTCCTATTGAATTGTTAAAAAAAACCCATGAATTGGGAATGCTAAATGCTTTTGTTCCAGAAGAAGTGGGAGGATTAGGTCTTGGTACTTTTGATCATTGCCTTATTTCGGAAGCTTTAGCCATGGGTTGTGCAGGATTTTGTACAGCAGCACTTGCAAATGATCTTGCTGCTGTGCCTGTTATTTTGTCCGAAAATAAACAAGTTTGGAAAGAGTTTTTAGCGCCCATGGTGGATGATTGTTTAATGGCTTCTTATTGTGTGACCGAGCCTGGAGCTGGAAGTGATGTTGCTGGAATTAAGACAACAGCTAAAAAAGTAAAAGATAAATATATTATTAATGGTTCTAAAATGTGGATTACGAATGCAAATTATGCAAATTGGTTTTTTGTATTAGCAAAAACAGATCCTGCTGCTGGTCATAAGGGAATGACGGGATTTGTCGTTCCTGCAAAAACACCAGGTGTCACAATTGGAAGAAAAGAAGATAATATGGGGCAACGCTGTAGTGATACACGTGGTGTTACCTTTGATAATGTTGAAATACCTGAAAAATATTTATTAGGAAAAGAAGGAGATGGCTTTAAACTAGCTATGGGCGCTTTTGATAGAACAAGGCCTGCCGTGGCAGCTGAATGCGTAGGCTTATCACAAAGAGCAATGATGTGTGCCATAGACTATGCGAAACAACGTTCTGCATTTGGAAAATTAATTTCAGAAAATCAAGGTGTTAGCTTTATTCTTGCTGAAATGGCGCGAGATATTGAAGCTTCAAGGCTTCTTGTTTGGAAGGCTGCTTGTGAAGTCGATGAAGGAAGAAAAAATACTTATTTTGCTTCTTTAGCAAAAATGTTTGCAGCAGATGCGTGTATGAGAATTACAACTGACGCAGTTCAAATATTTGGTGGATACGGTTATAATAAAGAATATCCAGTAGAAATGTTAATGAGGGATGCAAAAATCTTTCAAATATATGAAGGAACTTCACAAATTCAAAGAATGATTGTGGGAAGAATTCTTTTGGGGCATTAA
- a CDS encoding PilZ domain-containing protein, whose amino-acid sequence MANVSKIKKENRKSARHNVEFVVSLYRNGTLLSPNNSFKNISIHGALLKISNNYSFKCGERLVLIIEDERLLKEFNLMLDPIEAEVKHFENENENLVGLVFFNMTESNKRILQRIIDNKFMLKKFPKSWQISK is encoded by the coding sequence ATGGCTAATGTATCTAAAATTAAAAAAGAAAATAGAAAAAGTGCAAGACATAATGTAGAGTTTGTTGTTTCTTTATATAGGAATGGGACTTTATTATCACCAAATAACTCTTTTAAAAATATTTCAATTCATGGTGCATTATTAAAAATTTCAAATAACTATAGTTTTAAATGTGGTGAAAGGCTTGTCTTGATTATAGAAGATGAAAGATTATTAAAAGAATTTAACTTAATGCTCGATCCTATTGAAGCAGAGGTAAAGCATTTTGAAAATGAAAATGAAAATCTTGTTGGATTGGTTTTTTTTAATATGACTGAAAGTAATAAAAGAATTTTACAAAGGATAATAGATAATAAATTTATGCTAAAAAAATTTCCTAAATCATGGCAAATTTCAAAGTAA
- a CDS encoding penicillin-binding transpeptidase domain-containing protein: MYFLSRLIPIKALKMFLIPLFGCGFILSNSQIALAQSAGNKNVTILYSQQNQNKNKKNSNKKVRKSNKNVKAKKTSRSKTKHRRQVEENFARTDAKTVYVTAQPVLFSAYNGSSIINPTRFAQNTVKVKAFTDPRESLNNNGAAFNTPFGQIDWPEVASKMFFKNGKTYSYYKNFKLELTIDPQLQDASEKYLSQTRILNGSTAIIDPKTGKILALSQNGGNRNAVISVSSRAPAASLMKIITASAAIEKRNLNPYDEIAFRGGCGSLRNGNWLADPARDSQRLTFAKAFGSSCNTAFARIALYDVGLSSLKFYAEKFMFNKAIPSDIKLQTSMFLLPDPDTATPQEVAEAGAGFGATRLNPIHAALLSAAINNRGVMMAPFLVEAAFNSDGREVYRAKPMQIGRIVSPQTALKVETLMLATIATGTSRRTFHKAGTRADADEIGGKTGTLLDPENRDVLYTWFSGIAPLNSPNSIAIGTVVASPQNWVVRASSVAQTTLADYLKLEKSDSRVASRSN; this comes from the coding sequence ATGTATTTTTTATCAAGATTAATACCAATAAAAGCATTGAAAATGTTCCTTATCCCATTATTTGGTTGTGGATTTATTTTATCAAATTCTCAAATTGCACTAGCTCAAAGCGCCGGCAATAAAAACGTAACGATTTTATATTCACAACAAAATCAAAATAAAAATAAAAAAAATTCGAATAAAAAAGTCCGCAAAAGTAACAAAAATGTAAAAGCAAAAAAAACTTCTCGCTCAAAGACAAAGCATAGAAGACAAGTTGAAGAAAACTTTGCTAGAACTGACGCTAAAACGGTTTACGTTACAGCTCAACCCGTCCTATTTTCAGCGTATAACGGTTCATCCATTATAAATCCCACTCGATTTGCTCAAAATACTGTAAAAGTAAAAGCATTTACGGATCCAAGAGAGTCTTTAAATAATAATGGTGCGGCTTTTAATACTCCATTTGGTCAAATTGATTGGCCTGAAGTTGCATCTAAAATGTTTTTTAAAAATGGAAAAACCTATTCTTATTACAAAAATTTCAAACTAGAATTAACAATTGATCCACAGCTTCAAGATGCTTCCGAAAAATATTTAAGCCAAACTAGAATATTAAATGGATCTACAGCAATTATAGATCCTAAAACAGGAAAAATTCTTGCATTGTCTCAAAACGGAGGTAACAGAAATGCCGTCATTTCTGTAAGCTCAAGAGCCCCAGCAGCAAGTTTAATGAAAATTATTACAGCTTCAGCTGCTATTGAAAAACGCAATTTAAATCCTTATGATGAGATCGCTTTTAGAGGAGGATGTGGGTCACTCAGAAATGGAAATTGGCTTGCCGATCCTGCTCGAGATTCACAAAGATTAACATTTGCTAAAGCATTTGGTTCAAGTTGTAATACTGCATTTGCAAGAATTGCTTTGTATGATGTTGGACTCTCTTCCTTAAAGTTTTACGCTGAGAAGTTCATGTTTAATAAAGCAATCCCAAGCGATATTAAATTACAAACTAGCATGTTTTTATTACCCGATCCCGATACAGCTACTCCTCAGGAAGTCGCTGAAGCTGGCGCTGGATTTGGTGCTACTAGATTAAATCCTATTCATGCTGCATTATTATCTGCTGCTATAAATAATCGTGGGGTCATGATGGCACCATTTCTTGTAGAAGCCGCATTTAATTCGGATGGAAGAGAAGTTTATAGAGCAAAACCAATGCAAATAGGAAGAATAGTTTCTCCTCAGACGGCTTTAAAAGTTGAGACCCTTATGCTAGCTACTATTGCCACTGGAACAAGTAGACGCACTTTTCATAAAGCAGGCACACGAGCTGATGCAGATGAAATTGGTGGAAAAACAGGAACTCTACTAGACCCTGAAAATAGAGATGTTCTTTACACATGGTTTAGTGGTATTGCTCCATTAAATAGTCCTAACAGTATTGCTATCGGGACTGTTGTAGCCAGTCCACAAAACTGGGTTGTACGAGCTAGTTCTGTTGCGCAAACGACATTGGCTGATTACTTAAAGTTAGAAAAAAGTGATAGCAGAGTTGCAAGCAGAAGCAATTAA
- a CDS encoding bactofilin family protein → MFSKAKDAKVMSSTQSIENVSKKYKGVPFSLLGSQTFFQGKVILKGEARLAGHVEGTIISEDVLIIEESALIKGEIQGVVIEVSGVFEGTLHAAELLRLTPSARVQGDIASYKLVVEEGAKLLGKLSCLDPPRHVKDDITLAVVT, encoded by the coding sequence GTGTTTTCAAAAGCGAAAGATGCTAAAGTAATGTCGTCTACTCAAAGTATTGAAAATGTCTCAAAAAAATATAAAGGCGTGCCTTTTTCATTACTTGGAAGTCAAACCTTTTTTCAAGGAAAAGTGATTTTAAAAGGAGAAGCGCGATTAGCTGGTCATGTGGAAGGGACAATTATATCAGAAGATGTTCTTATTATTGAAGAATCTGCGTTGATTAAAGGTGAAATACAAGGGGTCGTTATTGAGGTTAGTGGGGTGTTTGAAGGAACATTGCATGCTGCTGAGTTATTAAGGCTGACTCCATCTGCTAGGGTTCAAGGAGATATTGCCTCCTATAAGCTTGTTGTAGAAGAAGGGGCAAAATTATTAGGCAAATTATCATGTCTTGATCCTCCTAGACATGTTAAAGATGATATTACGCTTGCAGTTGTTACTTAA
- a CDS encoding DEAD/DEAH box helicase has translation MTSNSFIDFVFSQFQATNWQNGISIYRSGGIHNFQAYGELLSCRVKAGIGENYEVRMKIHAQGRFVQWMECTCQANRRRAEKCQHLAAFCIYLDQEKATYLQKLNLGTGGSELHLSSVHTKPQTVPLQENKNAIFSAEEKWEIINDAKQVLESSNLENIFSSNVAELVSIDIDKEEPWLNALVQIDSARKLNYRFGVDDTCKLLFNTKYSDKASAPVQKLIKHEIVAKRYFNIKNNGKSGFLIQKNIALVKDGKIIKKLIIADLNQTHIGKIGIFIKKTGYIPFADKMNNTQISRWHEYPKTGIVEGDTAASLIESDFSRLKETADIVVSDNLSKIKVYKKISIPEFTLNKSLDGSILIDAKFNSNSDEKISTDTSGTLYQILKARAEGRQYLETDKGFIKITPELDWLKNKVQEDGQLKLSTLEFVRFHEQFGSESKVKGKAAVIEKIRSGLISRDKLQLPSLKETNLALRPYQEDGLKWLWWLYNNQLGGLLADEMGLGKTHQAMGLISSITKNEQNSISLVVCPTSVIDHWLDKMTKYIPNVTSICFHGPFRKNHLSKIDKSKNIHYAFVTSYGILLRDIQLIMQFKWNLVVLDEAHLVKNQSTRTYKAACKINSNMRLCLTGTPLENDLMELKNLFDYIAPSYLGTDNEFKKKYMLNDEKTDPIADIELHRLIHPFKMRRNKLDVLTDLPEKVEDIRYCHLNPSQKKLYNEALNLKGKKLIDDLQNEKNPIPYIHIFSLISLLKQICNDPAIIDPQYANVGSGKLQVFDELLSEAIESNQKVVIFSQYAKMVSKLSERLNNKGIKHVTLTGQSINRGNIVKEFQENDDVKVFIGSLLAGGTGIDLTSASVVIHFDRWWNAAKENQATDRIHRIGQIRNVQVYKLVTKGTLEERIDEIISRKKMIFERFVEQDEEVFKNLSRDDLLQLLKAPVDNSDLGIQEDDSIEVYNI, from the coding sequence ATGACATCAAATTCTTTTATTGATTTTGTATTCTCTCAATTCCAAGCTACTAATTGGCAAAATGGAATTTCTATTTATAGATCAGGTGGTATTCATAATTTCCAAGCATATGGAGAATTATTAAGCTGCCGCGTTAAAGCGGGAATCGGAGAAAATTACGAAGTCCGTATGAAAATCCATGCGCAAGGACGTTTTGTTCAATGGATGGAATGTACATGCCAAGCAAATAGAAGAAGAGCTGAAAAATGCCAGCACTTAGCCGCATTTTGTATTTATTTAGATCAAGAAAAAGCAACTTATCTTCAAAAATTAAATTTAGGCACAGGGGGTTCTGAACTCCATTTAAGTTCAGTACACACCAAACCTCAAACAGTTCCACTACAAGAAAATAAAAATGCTATTTTTAGTGCTGAAGAAAAATGGGAAATTATTAATGATGCAAAACAAGTATTAGAAAGTAGCAATTTAGAAAATATTTTCTCTTCTAATGTTGCAGAACTTGTTTCTATTGACATTGATAAAGAAGAACCTTGGCTAAACGCATTGGTTCAAATTGATAGTGCCCGAAAATTAAATTATCGTTTTGGTGTTGATGACACTTGTAAACTTTTATTTAATACAAAATATTCTGATAAAGCTTCCGCCCCAGTTCAAAAACTTATTAAACATGAAATTGTTGCAAAAAGATATTTTAATATAAAAAACAATGGGAAATCAGGTTTTTTAATTCAAAAAAATATTGCTCTCGTAAAAGATGGTAAAATAATAAAAAAACTTATTATTGCCGATTTAAACCAAACTCATATTGGTAAAATTGGTATATTTATTAAAAAAACGGGATATATTCCATTTGCAGACAAAATGAATAATACACAAATTTCAAGATGGCACGAATATCCTAAAACAGGCATTGTTGAAGGCGACACTGCCGCAAGCTTGATTGAAAGTGATTTTTCTCGACTTAAAGAAACAGCTGATATTGTTGTAAGCGATAATTTATCAAAAATTAAAGTTTACAAAAAAATATCTATCCCTGAATTTACCTTAAATAAATCATTAGATGGTTCAATACTAATTGATGCTAAATTTAATTCAAACTCAGATGAAAAAATAAGCACGGATACTTCTGGTACTTTATATCAAATTCTTAAAGCAAGAGCTGAAGGTAGACAGTATCTTGAAACAGATAAAGGTTTTATTAAAATCACACCAGAACTTGATTGGTTAAAAAACAAAGTTCAGGAAGATGGTCAATTAAAACTTTCTACTTTAGAATTTGTACGTTTTCATGAACAATTTGGGTCAGAAAGTAAAGTCAAAGGAAAAGCCGCTGTTATTGAAAAAATCCGATCAGGTTTAATTTCAAGAGACAAACTTCAATTACCTTCCTTAAAAGAAACAAATTTGGCTTTAAGACCCTATCAAGAAGACGGTTTAAAATGGTTATGGTGGTTATATAACAACCAACTCGGTGGACTTTTGGCCGATGAAATGGGTTTAGGAAAAACGCACCAAGCCATGGGACTCATTTCAAGCATTACAAAAAATGAGCAGAATTCCATTTCACTTGTTGTTTGTCCTACCAGTGTGATTGATCACTGGCTAGATAAAATGACGAAATACATCCCTAACGTAACAAGCATCTGTTTTCATGGACCATTCCGTAAAAACCATTTATCTAAAATAGATAAATCAAAAAATATTCATTATGCATTTGTTACAAGCTATGGGATTTTACTTCGTGATATACAATTAATTATGCAATTTAAATGGAATTTAGTTGTATTAGATGAAGCTCATTTAGTAAAAAATCAAAGCACACGCACTTATAAAGCTGCTTGTAAAATTAATAGCAACATGAGACTTTGTTTAACGGGTACACCTTTAGAAAATGATCTCATGGAATTAAAAAATCTTTTTGATTATATTGCTCCAAGTTACCTTGGTACAGACAATGAATTTAAAAAGAAATATATGCTCAACGATGAAAAAACAGATCCAATTGCAGATATTGAATTACACCGATTAATTCATCCATTTAAAATGCGCCGAAATAAATTAGATGTATTGACTGATTTACCAGAAAAAGTTGAAGATATTAGATATTGTCATTTAAATCCTTCACAAAAAAAATTATATAATGAAGCTTTAAATTTAAAAGGCAAAAAATTAATTGATGATCTTCAAAATGAAAAAAATCCAATTCCTTATATTCATATTTTTAGTCTGATTAGTTTATTGAAACAAATATGTAATGACCCTGCTATAATTGATCCACAATATGCAAATGTAGGTAGTGGAAAATTACAAGTTTTTGATGAATTACTTAGCGAGGCAATTGAAAGCAACCAAAAAGTTGTTATTTTTTCTCAATATGCAAAAATGGTTTCTAAATTATCTGAAAGATTAAATAATAAAGGCATAAAACACGTCACTTTAACAGGACAATCTATTAATCGAGGAAATATTGTTAAAGAATTTCAAGAAAATGATGATGTAAAAGTATTTATTGGTTCTTTATTAGCAGGAGGAACGGGTATTGATCTTACTTCTGCAAGCGTTGTCATTCATTTTGACAGATGGTGGAATGCGGCAAAAGAAAATCAAGCAACAGATCGTATTCACCGCATAGGCCAAATAAGAAATGTCCAAGTCTACAAATTAGTTACCAAAGGAACCCTTGAAGAACGTATAGATGAAATCATTAGCCGTAAAAAAATGATTTTTGAACGTTTTGTAGAACAAGATGAAGAAGTCTTTAAAAATCTTTCGAGAGATGACTTACTTCAGTTGCTAAAAGCGCCTGTAGATAATAGTGACCTTGGAATTCAAGAAGATGACAGTATAGAAGTATATAATATTTAA
- a CDS encoding COX15/CtaA family protein has product MIKMKNYSRFAWAFLAYNFYVILGGAYVRATGSGAGCGEHWPLCNGVVVPNFSTFHTIIEYTHRVSSGIVGIGSIILLVWAFKVTKKKDPIRISAIIAFCFVVFEALLGAGLVIFGLVANNSSYFRAIVMSLHLVATFILIASISLTAAWSSGFKFNKFNMQTKKFLPVSLIIVGMFVVGMSGAITALGDTLFRPNSVGEGVINEIINPSHFLMSLRIYHPIFAVIVAIYTVFTAWSLTNKNSSSIQKKLTFSITGIFILQIFIGFINIALLAPVWMQIIHLLIADIAWIFCVLFCSQALSEEISVEKSIQHA; this is encoded by the coding sequence ATGATAAAAATGAAAAACTATTCTCGATTTGCTTGGGCGTTTCTTGCTTATAATTTTTACGTAATTTTAGGTGGAGCTTATGTTAGAGCGACAGGCTCTGGTGCAGGTTGTGGAGAACATTGGCCTTTATGTAATGGTGTAGTTGTCCCTAATTTTTCCACTTTTCATACAATAATTGAATATACTCACAGAGTTTCAAGCGGAATCGTTGGAATTGGCTCTATTATTTTATTAGTCTGGGCTTTTAAAGTAACGAAAAAAAAGGATCCTATACGAATTTCTGCTATTATTGCATTTTGTTTTGTGGTATTTGAAGCGTTATTAGGAGCTGGTTTAGTTATATTTGGACTAGTAGCTAATAATTCTTCATACTTTAGAGCAATCGTCATGTCATTACATTTAGTTGCCACATTTATATTAATAGCATCTATTTCCTTGACTGCAGCATGGTCTTCTGGATTTAAATTTAATAAATTTAATATGCAAACTAAAAAGTTTTTACCTGTTTCTTTAATTATAGTTGGAATGTTTGTTGTGGGTATGTCTGGTGCTATTACAGCATTAGGCGATACTTTATTTAGGCCTAATTCTGTTGGCGAAGGTGTTATTAATGAAATAATAAATCCTTCCCATTTTTTAATGTCTTTAAGAATATATCATCCTATTTTTGCTGTTATTGTTGCTATATATACTGTTTTTACAGCTTGGAGTTTAACAAATAAAAATTCATCATCAATACAAAAAAAATTAACTTTTAGTATTACAGGAATTTTTATTCTTCAAATTTTTATTGGGTTCATTAATATTGCGCTTCTTGCGCCTGTTTGGATGCAAATAATTCATTTACTTATTGCAGATATTGCATGGATTTTTTGCGTGTTATTTTGTAGTCAAGCGCTTTCCGAGGAGATATCAGTTGAAAAATCGATCCAGCACGCTTAA
- the nusB gene encoding transcription antitermination factor NusB, which translates to MIDGATGLKPADFKQIRRYAVQFIYQQDLNQQFVMQKQSLDNFMRQSEVVELQKDFLRSLLNAIFDHSKKIDELIEKNAKNWKISRIAKVDLAVLRVATIELLERNDTDLGVIISEAASIAQEYGSANSPSFVNGILDAIAKSVR; encoded by the coding sequence ATGATTGATGGCGCTACTGGATTAAAACCAGCAGATTTTAAGCAAATTAGGAGATATGCTGTACAATTTATTTATCAGCAAGATTTAAATCAACAATTTGTTATGCAGAAACAATCTCTTGATAATTTTATGAGACAGTCTGAAGTAGTTGAGTTACAAAAAGACTTTTTAAGGTCGCTTCTAAACGCTATTTTTGATCACAGTAAAAAGATTGATGAGCTTATTGAAAAAAACGCAAAAAATTGGAAAATATCACGTATTGCAAAGGTAGATTTAGCAGTTTTGAGAGTAGCAACGATAGAGCTTTTAGAGCGAAACGACACGGATCTTGGCGTCATTATTTCGGAAGCAGCTTCTATTGCTCAGGAATATGGCTCAGCAAACTCTCCAAGTTTTGTAAATGGAATTTTAGATGCGATTGCTAAGTCTGTTCGCTAA
- a CDS encoding ABC transporter substrate-binding protein, which translates to MKISFIFFNLIKFFYILLFISSYQIFSSTNKSNNLKIPETLKVCTAGGFIPFTYISNGNWYGFDIHMMEAFSKHLNSKLEILNYSIDGIIPALNAKKCDLISTGMVITEERKKSVLFSNSYFKSKIIYLFKKNNLNIDKISNLHDLNNLNYKIGVKIGTTNDFYAAKNLNKANIFKYNEYGDLVNSVRIGKVDAIIIDSTYGLYLEKKFPNIFKFKETEGNDQYFGVATRLTEKELMKEFNYFLSKWKSNGEYEKEYKKFF; encoded by the coding sequence ATGAAAATATCATTTATATTTTTTAATTTAATAAAATTTTTTTATATTCTTTTATTTATATCATCTTATCAAATATTTTCAAGCACAAATAAATCAAATAATTTAAAAATACCAGAAACTCTTAAAGTTTGTACAGCTGGTGGATTTATCCCTTTTACTTATATTTCTAATGGTAATTGGTACGGATTTGATATTCATATGATGGAAGCTTTTTCAAAACATTTAAATTCTAAACTAGAAATATTAAATTATAGTATTGATGGAATTATTCCTGCTTTAAATGCTAAAAAATGCGATTTAATTTCAACGGGTATGGTTATTACTGAAGAAAGAAAAAAATCTGTACTTTTTAGTAACTCTTATTTCAAAAGCAAAATTATTTACCTATTTAAAAAAAATAATCTAAATATTGATAAAATTAGCAATTTACATGATTTAAATAATTTAAATTATAAAATAGGAGTAAAAATTGGAACTACAAATGATTTTTATGCTGCTAAAAACTTAAATAAAGCAAATATTTTTAAATACAATGAGTATGGAGATCTTGTTAATTCTGTCCGAATTGGAAAGGTGGATGCTATAATAATAGATTCTACTTATGGGTTATATCTAGAGAAAAAATTTCCAAATATTTTTAAATTTAAAGAAACAGAAGGAAACGATCAATATTTTGGCGTTGCAACAAGATTAACAGAGAAAGAGCTCATGAAAGAGTTTAACTATTTTTTGAGTAAATGGAAAAGCAATGGTGAATATGAAAAAGAATATAAAAAATTTTTTTAA
- the ribH gene encoding 6,7-dimethyl-8-ribityllumazine synthase, with amino-acid sequence MKPSEVKIGIVVARFNEVITSKLASGAKNLLLRRGVKAENIVEIEVPGSFETPLAAQILIDQKKVHGVIALGAVIKGATDHYNYVCSSTSSGLMNVQLSRSVPVAFGILTCDTMEQAIDRAGGKSGNKGADVADAVLEMVMLKSSLLGNSFL; translated from the coding sequence ATGAAGCCATCAGAAGTAAAAATAGGTATTGTTGTTGCAAGATTTAATGAAGTAATTACTTCTAAGTTAGCATCAGGTGCAAAAAATCTTCTTTTAAGAAGAGGAGTTAAGGCTGAAAATATAGTAGAAATTGAGGTTCCTGGTAGTTTCGAAACTCCTTTAGCAGCTCAAATTTTAATTGATCAAAAGAAAGTTCATGGTGTAATTGCCTTAGGAGCTGTTATTAAAGGTGCGACAGATCATTATAATTATGTATGTTCTTCAACATCTTCTGGATTGATGAATGTTCAATTATCACGTTCTGTGCCTGTCGCTTTTGGTATTTTGACTTGCGATACAATGGAGCAAGCAATTGACAGGGCGGGTGGAAAATCAGGCAACAAAGGAGCCGATGTTGCTGATGCCGTTTTAGAAATGGTTATGTTAAAATCTTCTCTATTAGGAAATTCATTTTTATGA
- a CDS encoding radical SAM protein yields MLVLPHSLSLITTHHCTAACDHCCFSCSPKITTRIPKEKITSLIEEAQKIPTMKLICFTGGECFTLGNELDEHISHATRLGFVTRCITNGYWAFSLEHARRRIKKARESGLKEINFSTGTFHQKHVPIERILNGTLAAAEAGIFVVINMEICDQSDEYINDIILKNEKLIELHNSKKIIIQRTVWIEADGNTSLSHPENRSRFNPKNKSSCRTVLNVLSVTPTQDLIACCGLHLEKIDELHLGSLKNNSIMDVLKNTKDDLLKIWIHLDGVEEVYLQAQKEDPSISLPYSSTHPCETCLSLYKNKEAFHAIQKVVKKHEKEIMERYMNKMTLQIFDRNVVN; encoded by the coding sequence ATGTTAGTTTTACCACATTCTCTTTCATTAATTACAACACACCATTGTACTGCAGCATGTGACCATTGCTGTTTCTCTTGCAGCCCTAAAATTACAACAAGAATTCCAAAAGAAAAAATAACTTCTCTAATTGAGGAAGCACAAAAAATTCCAACGATGAAATTAATCTGTTTTACAGGTGGAGAATGTTTTACTTTAGGAAATGAATTGGATGAACATATTTCTCATGCAACCCGCTTAGGATTTGTAACAAGATGTATCACAAACGGATATTGGGCATTTTCTTTAGAACATGCGAGAAGAAGAATAAAAAAGGCTAGAGAAAGTGGTTTAAAAGAAATTAATTTTAGTACGGGCACATTTCATCAAAAACATGTTCCGATTGAACGGATTCTTAATGGAACTCTTGCTGCTGCTGAAGCTGGAATTTTCGTTGTAATTAATATGGAAATATGTGACCAGAGTGATGAGTATATTAATGATATTATTTTAAAAAATGAAAAATTAATTGAACTTCATAATTCTAAAAAAATTATAATACAAAGGACTGTATGGATTGAAGCAGATGGAAATACTTCTTTAAGCCATCCCGAAAACCGCTCCCGTTTTAACCCTAAAAATAAAAGCTCATGCAGAACAGTGCTCAATGTTCTTTCTGTTACTCCAACTCAAGATCTTATTGCTTGCTGCGGACTTCATTTAGAAAAAATTGACGAATTGCATTTAGGAAGTTTAAAAAATAACTCTATTATGGATGTTTTAAAAAATACCAAAGATGATTTACTTAAAATTTGGATTCATTTAGATGGCGTGGAAGAAGTTTATTTACAAGCCCAAAAAGAAGACCCTTCCATTTCATTACCATATTCTTCAACTCATCCTTGTGAAACATGTTTGAGTTTGTATAAAAATAAAGAAGCTTTTCATGCTATTCAAAAAGTTGTTAAAAAACACGAAAAAGAAATTATGGAAAGATACATGAATAAAATGACATTACAGATTTTTGATCGAAATGTAGTTAACTAA